The following proteins are co-located in the Mesorhizobium sp. M1E.F.Ca.ET.045.02.1.1 genome:
- a CDS encoding NAD(P)-dependent alcohol dehydrogenase yields the protein MSTDGNRSWQMTGFGLSKLNPVRGEIPEPGPHELLVRTKAVSLNYKDKLIVDGMLIPDLTFPFVPTSDAVGEIVAIGSAVSRFQVGQRVLGQVIADWPDGDAPPVLHRHTLGSSLPGTLSEHVVFGEDAAVLAPPSLSDIEAATLPIAALTAWFAMTEATRPVPGQTILIQGTGGVSLFALQFAAAFGLRAIVTSSSDEKLKRAKELGAWQVINYRTQPAWDEAARKLTDGLGVNHILEMVGGDNARRSLNALAADGRLSIVGLLGATEISFPVVPLMRNRIVVQGISIGHRRSFERMNQAIEALRIKPVVDKVYGFDDVPQAFGHLEKGPFGKIVITAT from the coding sequence ATGAGTACCGACGGCAACAGATCCTGGCAGATGACGGGCTTCGGCCTGTCAAAACTGAACCCGGTGAGAGGCGAGATTCCCGAGCCCGGCCCGCACGAGCTTCTGGTGCGTACGAAAGCTGTCTCGCTGAACTACAAGGACAAGCTGATCGTGGATGGCATGCTCATTCCCGATCTTACCTTCCCCTTCGTGCCGACATCGGACGCGGTGGGCGAGATCGTCGCCATCGGCAGCGCGGTCAGCCGATTTCAGGTCGGACAGCGCGTGCTCGGCCAGGTGATTGCCGACTGGCCGGACGGCGATGCGCCGCCGGTGCTGCACAGACACACGCTAGGCTCATCGCTGCCGGGCACGCTTTCAGAGCATGTCGTCTTCGGTGAAGATGCCGCGGTGCTCGCGCCGCCTTCGCTCAGCGATATCGAGGCAGCGACGCTGCCGATCGCGGCGCTGACTGCCTGGTTCGCGATGACCGAGGCGACAAGGCCGGTGCCGGGCCAGACCATCCTGATCCAGGGCACTGGTGGCGTCTCGCTGTTTGCGCTGCAGTTCGCCGCGGCGTTCGGCCTGCGCGCCATCGTCACCTCGAGCAGCGACGAGAAGCTCAAGCGCGCCAAGGAACTCGGCGCCTGGCAGGTGATCAACTATCGCACCCAGCCGGCCTGGGACGAGGCAGCCCGTAAGTTGACGGATGGGCTGGGCGTGAACCACATTCTGGAGATGGTCGGTGGCGACAACGCACGGCGGTCGTTGAACGCGCTCGCCGCCGATGGCCGGCTGTCGATCGTCGGCCTGCTCGGCGCGACGGAGATCAGCTTTCCGGTCGTGCCGCTCATGCGCAACCGCATCGTCGTGCAGGGCATTTCCATCGGCCACCGCCGCAGCTTCGAGCGCATGAATCAGGCGATCGAAGCTCTCCGCATCAAACCAGTGGTCGACAAGGTTTACGGCTTCGACGACGTGCCGCAGGCGTTCGGGCATCTTGAGAAAGGCCCGTTCGGCAAGATCGTCATCACCGCGACCTGA
- a CDS encoding LssY C-terminal domain-containing protein, producing the protein MGERSLRRRAAIWLAAFCAFYLAFAYLAAPEFWTWRERGFRTQRFEMVTHTPQGIPGDPINVGLVGTEKEVVHAFAVAGWDTADAVTLRTAIDIGESVLFSRPYPDAPMSRLLFEGRAQDLAFEKPVGDSADRRHHVRFWQTNTVGDDGRRPLWLGAASFDRGVGLSHDTGAITHHIGPDIDAERSFLIGGLDAAGMLISTSEIPGIGATKSGRNGGGDPFFTDGMAVIGVLKTLP; encoded by the coding sequence TTGGGTGAGCGGAGCCTTCGGCGGCGCGCCGCGATCTGGCTGGCGGCGTTTTGCGCTTTCTATCTGGCATTTGCCTATCTCGCCGCGCCGGAATTCTGGACCTGGCGGGAGCGCGGCTTCCGCACACAGCGTTTCGAGATGGTGACGCACACGCCGCAAGGAATTCCGGGCGACCCGATCAATGTCGGCCTTGTCGGTACCGAAAAGGAAGTGGTCCACGCTTTTGCCGTCGCCGGTTGGGACACGGCCGACGCCGTCACGCTCAGGACCGCTATCGACATCGGCGAAAGCGTCCTGTTCTCCCGTCCCTATCCCGATGCGCCGATGAGCAGGCTGCTGTTCGAAGGCCGCGCCCAGGACCTCGCCTTCGAAAAGCCGGTCGGCGACAGCGCCGACCGTCGCCACCATGTCCGCTTCTGGCAAACCAACACGGTCGGCGACGACGGCCGCCGCCCGCTCTGGCTGGGCGCTGCCAGCTTCGACCGCGGCGTCGGCCTCAGCCACGACACCGGCGCCATCACCCACCATATCGGCCCGGACATCGACGCCGAGCGCAGCTTCCTGATCGGCGGCCTCGATGCGGCAGGCATGCTGATTTCGACCAGCGAGATACCGGGGATTGGCGCCACGAAAAGCGGCAGGAATGGCGGCGGCGATCCGTTTTTTACCGACGGCATGGCGGTAATCGGCGTGCTGAAGACCCTGCCGTGA
- a CDS encoding extensin family protein, with protein sequence MTGRLGAMLAMARQNDFARSATVWLATGLAVAAVSACNTGDVFSLQPAVDVGSQTAAVPEAPQYSGMQRLVPSNPYMTQAAYPRMDEPMSPVEQMPASEIDCRNELKRMGVVYTDIQPIHEGQCGIDFPVKVSAIGSVEMKPAATLTCNMAATFAAWTRNELVPAARWRYFSGVRAIHQGSSYSCRNIAGEGVLSEHGKGNALDVMSIELNNGDDIDVRKPGLFAFRTRGFLNNVRADGCQYFNTVLGPGYNYDHRNHFHFDVKNRRSGYRACR encoded by the coding sequence ATGACCGGAAGACTTGGCGCCATGCTTGCCATGGCGCGACAGAACGATTTTGCGCGCTCTGCCACCGTCTGGCTGGCCACCGGGCTTGCCGTCGCGGCCGTGTCGGCCTGCAACACGGGCGATGTCTTCTCGCTGCAGCCGGCCGTCGACGTCGGCAGCCAGACCGCTGCCGTGCCCGAGGCGCCGCAATATTCCGGCATGCAGCGCCTCGTTCCTTCCAATCCCTATATGACCCAGGCTGCCTATCCGCGCATGGATGAGCCGATGTCGCCGGTCGAGCAGATGCCCGCAAGCGAGATCGACTGCCGCAACGAGCTGAAACGCATGGGCGTCGTCTATACGGATATCCAGCCGATCCATGAAGGCCAGTGCGGCATCGACTTCCCGGTGAAGGTTTCGGCCATCGGCAGCGTCGAGATGAAGCCCGCCGCCACGCTGACCTGCAACATGGCCGCGACCTTTGCCGCCTGGACCAGGAACGAACTCGTGCCGGCAGCCCGCTGGCGCTATTTCTCCGGCGTCAGGGCCATCCACCAAGGCTCGAGCTATTCCTGCCGTAACATCGCCGGCGAAGGCGTGCTCTCGGAGCACGGCAAGGGCAACGCGCTCGACGTCATGAGCATCGAGCTCAACAATGGCGACGACATCGACGTCCGCAAGCCCGGCCTGTTCGCTTTCCGCACCCGCGGCTTCCTCAACAACGTGCGCGCCGACGGCTGCCAGTATTTCAACACGGTGCTCGGTCCGGGCTACAATTACGATCACCGCAACCACTTCCACTTCGACGTCAAGAACCGCAGGAGCGGCTACCGCGCCTGCCGCTAA
- a CDS encoding extensin family protein, which yields MEQPLTQRADQPLRPRSKHRMRSRAKRHIAPKLTQQQTQDQPTLPADVPVPEPRPAEARKADAATMEERKAAGPKDADASDRINQEKSRQGKRPEPSAPEPSTDMESEPEAPAAVPIPTQRPDIAEPEPPAVAPKPPEKPADTGDNKMLPDPRSAELPADRMPEEEVACRDRLKALGVEFEEHKAEHDAEIGCSIPYPIVLKTLGKSIGIGSGTELNCRMAEAAARFAADVIRPAVRAEFGADLKSIAQASAFVCRPRHGGGKLSEHAFGNALDIASFTLSDGRTIEIGPVPPEKDAKFLATVRKAACGPFKTVLGPGSDADHSLHFHFDLEPRRHGGTFCQ from the coding sequence ATGGAGCAGCCGTTGACGCAGCGGGCCGATCAGCCACTGAGGCCGAGGAGCAAGCACCGCATGAGATCGCGGGCCAAGCGGCATATCGCGCCAAAGCTGACGCAACAGCAAACGCAGGACCAGCCGACCTTGCCCGCCGATGTTCCGGTGCCAGAGCCACGTCCCGCGGAAGCGCGAAAGGCCGACGCCGCAACGATGGAAGAGCGGAAGGCTGCCGGTCCAAAGGACGCTGACGCATCCGACCGGATCAATCAAGAAAAGTCTCGTCAGGGAAAGCGTCCCGAGCCTTCAGCCCCGGAGCCGTCAACCGATATGGAAAGCGAACCAGAGGCGCCGGCCGCAGTGCCGATTCCGACACAAAGACCCGACATCGCGGAACCGGAGCCGCCCGCTGTCGCACCGAAGCCACCCGAAAAACCGGCTGATACCGGCGACAACAAAATGCTGCCCGATCCGCGCTCGGCTGAATTGCCTGCCGACAGGATGCCGGAAGAAGAGGTGGCGTGCCGCGATCGGCTGAAGGCGCTCGGCGTCGAATTCGAGGAGCACAAGGCCGAGCACGACGCCGAGATCGGCTGCTCGATCCCCTACCCCATCGTTCTGAAAACGCTGGGAAAATCGATCGGTATCGGTTCCGGCACCGAGCTCAATTGCCGGATGGCCGAGGCTGCCGCGCGCTTTGCCGCCGATGTCATCCGGCCGGCGGTAAGGGCCGAATTCGGCGCCGATCTGAAATCGATCGCCCAGGCCTCCGCCTTCGTCTGCCGTCCGCGCCACGGCGGCGGCAAGCTTTCGGAACACGCCTTCGGCAATGCGCTCGATATCGCCTCCTTCACGCTGTCGGATGGCAGGACGATCGAAATTGGTCCGGTGCCGCCCGAGAAGGATGCCAAGTTCCTGGCTACTGTGCGCAAGGCCGCCTGCGGGCCGTTCAAGACAGTGCTCGGTCCGGGCAGCGATGCCGACCATTCGCTACATTTTCATTTCGACCTCGAGCCGCGCCGCCACGGCGGAACCTTCTGCCAATAA
- a CDS encoding DUF3775 domain-containing protein, giving the protein MQQRLEKEWELSIDPDTVRLFILKAKALSAGVNEDYDDGAEHEVEFDGDRHDSHHHDGLVEEASEDLTEEEFRELINDLNVDEAAELVALAWVGRGDYDASEWVEAVAAARERANRRTAKYLLGLPQLADWLEEGLEAIGA; this is encoded by the coding sequence GTGCAGCAGCGCCTCGAGAAGGAATGGGAGCTTTCGATCGACCCGGACACGGTGCGCCTGTTTATCCTCAAGGCCAAGGCGCTGAGCGCCGGCGTCAACGAGGATTACGACGACGGCGCCGAGCACGAGGTCGAGTTCGACGGCGACAGGCATGACAGCCACCACCATGACGGCCTTGTCGAAGAAGCGTCGGAAGACCTCACCGAGGAGGAGTTCCGCGAGTTAATCAACGATCTCAACGTCGATGAAGCGGCCGAGCTCGTGGCGCTGGCCTGGGTCGGCCGCGGCGACTACGATGCTTCCGAGTGGGTCGAGGCGGTGGCCGCGGCCCGCGAGCGAGCCAACAGGCGCACGGCAAAGTATCTGCTTGGCCTGCCGCAGCTCGCCGACTGGCTCGAGGAAGGCCTGGAGGCGATCGGCGCGTAA
- a CDS encoding tetratricopeptide repeat protein, which translates to MRRRLLVQVLAVATLPLFVAPAFTAGEGGGGGSGGGTTQCKKGEVWDKKKNKCVKPQYGMLDDDSIYEAGHDLAMAGRYDEAISVLTLAANKQDPRILNYLGYSHRHSGRITVGLGYYEEALRINPDYTLVREYLGEAHLQIGDLAGAQEQLKEIEKRTGKGSREYGMLSEQIDHFLRS; encoded by the coding sequence ATGCGCAGACGATTGCTTGTTCAGGTCCTGGCTGTTGCGACCCTGCCACTGTTTGTGGCGCCAGCTTTCACGGCCGGCGAAGGCGGTGGTGGCGGCAGCGGTGGTGGCACCACCCAGTGCAAGAAGGGCGAGGTCTGGGACAAGAAGAAAAACAAATGCGTAAAGCCGCAATATGGCATGCTGGATGACGACAGCATCTACGAAGCGGGCCACGATCTCGCGATGGCCGGACGCTATGACGAGGCGATCTCGGTGCTGACTTTAGCCGCCAACAAGCAGGATCCGCGCATCCTCAACTATCTCGGCTATTCGCACCGCCATTCCGGCCGCATCACGGTCGGCCTCGGCTATTACGAGGAAGCGCTGCGCATCAATCCCGACTACACGCTGGTGCGCGAATATCTCGGCGAGGCCCATCTGCAGATCGGCGATCTTGCCGGCGCGCAGGAGCAGCTGAAGGAGATCGAGAAGCGGACAGGCAAAGGCTCGCGCGAATATGGCATGCTCTCCGAGCAGATCGACCATTTCCTGAGGAGCTGA
- the greA gene encoding transcription elongation factor GreA, which yields MIKVPMTGEGFASLKEELRWRQQEERPRIIEAISEARSHGDLSENAEYHAAKESQSHNEGRINELEDLIARAEVIDVTKLSGDKVKFGATVVLVDEDTEEKKTYQIVGDQEADVKSGRISISSPIARALIGKEVGDAIEVNAPGGARGYEIVQVQFI from the coding sequence ATGATCAAGGTCCCGATGACAGGCGAGGGGTTCGCGTCATTGAAGGAAGAACTGCGCTGGCGCCAGCAGGAAGAGCGTCCGCGCATCATCGAGGCGATCTCCGAAGCGCGCTCGCATGGCGACCTGTCCGAAAATGCCGAGTACCACGCCGCGAAAGAGTCGCAGAGCCACAATGAGGGCCGTATCAACGAGCTTGAGGACCTGATCGCGCGCGCCGAGGTGATCGACGTCACGAAGCTCAGCGGCGACAAGGTGAAGTTCGGCGCGACCGTCGTGCTGGTCGACGAGGATACCGAGGAAAAGAAGACCTATCAGATCGTCGGCGACCAGGAAGCGGACGTGAAGTCCGGCCGCATCTCGATCTCCTCGCCGATCGCGCGTGCGTTGATCGGCAAGGAAGTCGGCGACGCCATCGAGGTCAACGCTCCGGGCGGCGCCAGGGGGTACGAGATCGTCCAGGTGCAGTTTATCTAG
- the waaC gene encoding lipopolysaccharide heptosyltransferase I has product MKVLIVKTSSMGDVIHTFPAVEDALRDRPDISFDWCVEEAFAGVVALHPAIKSIHKVAIRRWRRKPLDGGTWREMAGLRRALRAGHYDLVIDAQGLLKSAVVARQAGAPIAGFDRSSVREPSATLFYDRGYAVPRDLHAIERTRRLFGLALGYEPDLSRLGSGIVPPAGNLPILEGRLAFLLHGTSREDKKWPVDDWIETARQLVARQFAPVVTWSNEQEKRVAEAIAGDVPKTVLVPKSPLAEIAAILGRSTLVIGADTGLTHLASAFGLPTVAIFLATEPGLTGPRGPFSSTLLAPAGGRVTPAEVMAEAERLLAQRAFSPARGEIKS; this is encoded by the coding sequence ATGAAGGTGCTGATCGTCAAGACATCGTCGATGGGTGATGTCATCCATACCTTCCCGGCTGTCGAGGATGCGCTCCGCGATCGCCCGGACATAAGCTTCGACTGGTGCGTGGAAGAGGCCTTTGCCGGCGTCGTCGCCTTGCATCCAGCGATAAAGTCTATCCACAAGGTGGCGATCCGGCGTTGGCGCAGGAAGCCACTTGACGGCGGCACTTGGCGCGAGATGGCCGGCCTGCGCCGCGCGCTGCGTGCTGGTCATTATGACCTGGTCATCGACGCCCAGGGGCTGTTGAAGTCGGCCGTTGTCGCCAGGCAGGCTGGCGCACCGATCGCCGGCTTCGACCGTTCGAGCGTCCGCGAGCCCTCGGCAACGCTGTTCTACGATCGCGGATACGCGGTCCCGCGCGACCTGCACGCCATCGAGCGCACGCGGCGGCTGTTCGGCCTGGCGCTTGGCTACGAGCCCGATCTTTCCCGTCTCGGGTCCGGCATAGTGCCGCCGGCAGGTAACCTTCCCATCCTTGAAGGCAGGCTTGCCTTCCTGCTGCACGGCACCAGCCGCGAGGACAAGAAATGGCCGGTCGACGACTGGATCGAGACCGCGCGCCAACTGGTGGCCAGGCAATTCGCGCCGGTCGTCACCTGGTCGAACGAACAGGAAAAGCGTGTCGCCGAAGCGATCGCTGGCGACGTGCCGAAAACGGTGCTGGTCCCAAAATCGCCGCTTGCCGAGATCGCCGCGATCCTCGGCCGGTCGACGCTGGTGATCGGCGCCGACACCGGTCTCACCCACCTCGCCAGCGCCTTCGGCCTTCCGACGGTCGCCATATTCCTGGCGACGGAGCCGGGCTTGACCGGCCCGCGCGGGCCGTTCTCCTCGACCCTGCTGGCGCCCGCAGGCGGCAGGGTGACGCCGGCCGAGGTGATGGCTGAAGCGGAACGGCTGCTGGCACAGCGCGCTTTCTCCCCCGCAAGGGGGGAGATTAAGAGCTAG
- the waaF gene encoding lipopolysaccharide heptosyltransferase II: MAESPTILVIGPRWVGDMVMAQCLFSALKEQHPNAAIDVLAPGWAAPLVKRMPEIRCQIDFPLMPGALEFRSRRRFGRLLRGRYDMAYVLPGSWKSALIPFFARISRRVGNLREMRYGLLTDIVPLPDALKRRTARAYFGLARGGTFRAPKLTVDTANQTDLLARFGLDEKKFVALMPGAEFGPAKRWPSEHYAELARGMMAKGLGVALLGSKNDAEVTGEIARLAPGSVDLAGRTRLEDAIDLIAAAKLAVSNDSGLMHVAAAVGTPIVAVYGSTSPENTPPLTDRSELIWLHLSCSPCHSKTCPLGHLNCLKTLDVARVAAAADRLLRVPAAA, from the coding sequence ATGGCTGAGAGCCCAACGATCCTCGTGATCGGCCCACGCTGGGTGGGCGACATGGTCATGGCCCAGTGCCTGTTTTCGGCGCTGAAGGAACAGCATCCGAACGCCGCGATCGACGTGCTGGCGCCTGGCTGGGCCGCACCCTTGGTCAAGCGCATGCCCGAAATACGCTGTCAGATCGACTTTCCGCTGATGCCCGGCGCGCTGGAATTCCGCAGCCGCAGGCGCTTCGGCCGCCTGCTGCGCGGCCGCTACGACATGGCCTATGTGCTGCCGGGAAGCTGGAAATCGGCGCTGATCCCGTTCTTTGCCCGCATTTCGCGCCGCGTCGGCAATTTGAGGGAAATGCGCTACGGCCTGCTGACCGATATCGTTCCCCTGCCCGACGCCCTCAAGCGGCGCACGGCGCGCGCTTATTTCGGCCTTGCGCGCGGCGGCACGTTTCGCGCGCCGAAGCTCACTGTCGACACAGCCAACCAGACGGATCTGCTGGCGCGGTTCGGGCTCGACGAAAAGAAATTCGTCGCCTTGATGCCTGGCGCCGAGTTCGGCCCGGCAAAACGCTGGCCGAGCGAACATTATGCCGAGCTTGCACGAGGAATGATGGCAAAAGGTTTGGGTGTCGCCCTGCTCGGCTCGAAGAACGACGCCGAGGTTACCGGCGAGATCGCAAGGCTCGCGCCGGGCTCTGTCGATCTTGCCGGCAGGACGCGGCTCGAGGATGCCATCGACCTGATCGCCGCGGCGAAGCTTGCGGTCTCGAACGACAGCGGGCTGATGCATGTCGCGGCCGCCGTCGGCACGCCGATCGTCGCCGTCTACGGCTCGACCTCGCCCGAGAACACGCCGCCGCTGACCGATCGCTCGGAACTGATCTGGCTTCATCTTTCCTGCTCGCCCTGCCACAGCAAGACCTGCCCGCTCGGCCATCTCAACTGCCTGAAGACGCTCGACGTCGCACGGGTCGCTGCCGCGGCCGACCGGCTGCTTAGGGTTCCGGCAGCCGCATGA
- the rfaD gene encoding ADP-glyceromanno-heptose 6-epimerase: protein MIIVTGGAGMIGSNIVAALNAEGHDDIVVVDDLTDGHKIANLADLRIADYLDKDEFLARLEDGGLGRIEAVFHQGACSTTTEWNGKFMMDVNYAYSKRLLHACLALRVPFLYASSASVYGGGSEFREEPECERPLNVYAYSKKLFDDYVRRNVDTDHSQVTGLRYFNVYGPREAHKGAMASVAFHLFNQVEQGQNPKLFGAYDGFGPGEQSRDFIHVGDVAEVNLWLWKRGLSGIFNCGTGRAQPFRAIAETVIGTLGKGEIEFIPFPDHLKGSYQSFTQADMSRLRAAGYNGQFRTVETGVRDYVEWLRAQRSS, encoded by the coding sequence ATGATCATCGTCACGGGCGGCGCCGGCATGATCGGCTCCAACATCGTCGCCGCGCTCAATGCCGAGGGGCATGACGACATCGTCGTCGTCGACGATCTCACCGACGGGCACAAGATCGCCAATCTGGCCGACCTCCGCATTGCCGACTATCTCGACAAGGACGAGTTTCTGGCCCGGCTGGAGGACGGCGGGCTCGGCCGCATCGAGGCTGTCTTCCATCAGGGCGCCTGCTCGACCACCACCGAATGGAACGGCAAGTTCATGATGGACGTGAACTATGCCTATTCGAAGCGGCTGCTGCACGCTTGCCTCGCGCTGCGCGTGCCCTTCCTTTATGCCTCGTCGGCCTCGGTCTATGGTGGCGGCAGCGAATTCCGCGAGGAGCCCGAGTGCGAGCGCCCGCTCAACGTCTATGCCTATTCCAAGAAGCTCTTCGACGATTACGTCCGCCGCAACGTCGACACCGACCATTCGCAGGTGACGGGGCTACGCTATTTCAACGTCTACGGACCGCGCGAGGCGCACAAGGGCGCCATGGCATCGGTTGCCTTCCATCTCTTCAACCAGGTCGAGCAAGGCCAGAACCCGAAGCTGTTCGGCGCCTATGATGGCTTCGGTCCGGGCGAGCAGAGCCGCGACTTCATCCATGTCGGCGATGTCGCCGAGGTCAATCTGTGGCTTTGGAAACGAGGCCTGAGCGGCATCTTCAACTGCGGCACGGGCCGCGCCCAGCCGTTCCGCGCCATCGCCGAGACGGTGATCGGCACACTCGGCAAGGGTGAGATCGAATTCATCCCCTTCCCTGACCACCTCAAGGGCAGCTATCAGAGTTTCACGCAGGCCGATATGTCCCGCTTGCGCGCGGCCGGCTACAATGGCCAATTCCGAACCGTCGAAACCGGCGTCAGAGACTATGTCGAATGGCTGAGAGCCCAACGATCCTCGTGA
- the rfaE1 gene encoding D-glycero-beta-D-manno-heptose-7-phosphate kinase: protein MIKQHLPSPEPLHRAIARFGDVTVLVVGDFILDRFVSGVIERISPEAPIPVLHGRGEMLAMGGAGNVVSNIVSLGGAAIPVSVIGADQAGDNLMRMLGELGADTDGLTQRQDRMTSSKSRFSALNQQVLRFDEEEIKPLSRGERATLVEHFQAALARADIVILSDYGKGILLDGVAADLIAICRDAGKPVLVDPKGRDYARYAGATAVTPNRKELGEAVGRAVFGDDEITAAARDLIAVHDFEFIVATRSEKGMSVVTAEDARHISTQAREVFDVSGAGDTVIATFALSLAAGADRVQAATIANAAGGVVVGKRGTARLTVEELSGALFRSHGPVAHKDAILDASAAARMVAAWKEEGLTVGFTNGCFDILHAGHVSLLHAARSQCDRLVLGLNSDASVRRLKGPGRPVNDQHDRACVLAALASVDAVVVFEEDTPLALIEALLPDILVKGADYTVDTVVGADVVQKAGGRVVLVDLVAGKSTTGTIGKLRAGGTN from the coding sequence ATGATCAAGCAGCATCTGCCTTCCCCGGAACCCTTGCATCGTGCCATCGCCCGCTTTGGCGACGTTACCGTGCTGGTGGTTGGCGACTTCATCCTCGACCGCTTCGTCAGCGGCGTCATCGAGCGCATTTCGCCCGAGGCGCCTATCCCGGTGCTGCATGGGCGGGGCGAGATGCTGGCCATGGGCGGCGCCGGCAATGTCGTTTCCAACATCGTATCGCTGGGTGGCGCTGCCATCCCTGTGTCCGTGATCGGTGCCGATCAGGCCGGCGACAACCTCATGCGCATGCTCGGCGAACTCGGCGCCGATACCGATGGCCTGACACAGCGGCAAGACCGCATGACCTCGTCGAAGAGCCGCTTCAGCGCGCTCAACCAGCAAGTGCTGCGCTTCGACGAGGAGGAGATCAAGCCGCTGTCCCGCGGCGAGCGCGCGACGCTCGTCGAGCATTTCCAGGCAGCGCTTGCGCGCGCCGACATCGTCATCCTGTCCGACTATGGCAAGGGCATCCTGCTCGACGGCGTGGCGGCCGATTTGATCGCGATCTGCCGCGATGCCGGGAAGCCGGTGCTGGTCGACCCGAAGGGCCGAGACTATGCGCGTTATGCCGGCGCGACGGCGGTCACGCCCAATCGCAAGGAGCTTGGCGAGGCGGTCGGACGCGCGGTGTTCGGCGACGACGAGATCACGGCTGCGGCACGCGACCTGATCGCCGTGCATGACTTCGAGTTCATCGTCGCCACGCGCAGCGAAAAGGGCATGAGCGTCGTCACGGCGGAGGATGCCCGCCATATCTCGACACAGGCGCGCGAAGTGTTCGACGTCTCCGGCGCCGGCGACACGGTCATCGCAACCTTCGCGCTGTCACTGGCCGCAGGCGCCGATCGCGTGCAGGCCGCTACAATCGCCAACGCCGCTGGCGGCGTCGTGGTGGGAAAACGCGGCACGGCACGGCTGACGGTCGAGGAGCTCTCCGGCGCGCTGTTCCGCTCGCACGGGCCGGTCGCCCACAAGGATGCCATTTTGGACGCCAGTGCAGCCGCGCGGATGGTGGCGGCCTGGAAGGAAGAGGGGCTGACGGTGGGTTTCACCAATGGCTGCTTCGACATCCTGCATGCCGGCCATGTCAGCCTGCTTCATGCCGCGCGCAGCCAGTGCGACCGGCTGGTGCTCGGCCTCAACAGCGATGCCTCGGTGCGAAGGCTGAAAGGGCCGGGGCGCCCGGTCAACGACCAGCATGACCGCGCCTGCGTGCTCGCGGCTCTTGCCTCGGTCGATGCGGTCGTCGTCTTCGAGGAGGACACGCCGCTGGCGCTCATCGAGGCGCTCTTGCCGGACATCCTGGTCAAGGGCGCGGACTACACCGTCGACACCGTGGTCGGCGCCGACGTGGTCCAGAAGGCAGGCGGGCGCGTGGTGCTGGTCGACCTCGTTGCCGGCAAAAGCACCACCGGTACGATAGGCAAGCTGCGCGCCGGCGGCACGAATTGA
- a CDS encoding SIS domain-containing protein yields MSELNDYLVRSAAAISAMVERDLTGEMERAVSTVVTALSQGKALLICGNGGSASDAIHIAGELVGRFLKERKAYNVIALPANAAVLTAWGNDYGFDTVFSRQVEAHGSEGAVLLAISTSGNSPSILAAAEQARAMGMTVISLTGDTGGKLRPLTDILLNVPSTSTPIIQQGHLCLYHHLCEAVEARLSNG; encoded by the coding sequence ATGTCCGAACTGAACGACTATCTGGTCCGCTCGGCGGCGGCGATCTCGGCGATGGTCGAGCGCGACCTCACCGGTGAAATGGAACGCGCGGTGAGCACGGTCGTGACGGCGCTCTCGCAAGGCAAGGCGCTGCTGATCTGCGGCAATGGCGGTTCGGCGAGCGACGCCATCCATATTGCCGGCGAACTGGTCGGCCGCTTCCTCAAGGAGCGCAAGGCTTACAACGTCATCGCGCTGCCGGCCAATGCCGCCGTGCTGACCGCCTGGGGCAACGACTACGGCTTCGACACGGTCTTTTCGCGCCAGGTCGAGGCACATGGATCGGAGGGCGCGGTGCTGCTTGCCATCTCGACCAGCGGCAATTCGCCGAGCATCCTTGCGGCCGCCGAGCAGGCGCGGGCGATGGGCATGACGGTGATCAGCCTCACCGGCGACACCGGCGGCAAGCTCAGGCCGCTGACCGATATCCTGCTCAACGTGCCGTCGACCTCGACGCCAATCATCCAGCAGGGGCATCTTTGCCTCTACCACCATCTGTGCGAGGCGGTCGAAGCGCGTCTCAGCAATGGCTGA